In the Desulfovibrio sp. Huiquan2017 genome, CTCGGCCAGGACCTCGGGCAACGGGGATTCATCAAGCTCCATGGGCACGACCACCGTAGGTGGAATAAAGCGGCCCGGTCCGTAAAACTGGCCGATAAAGCTCTCGACCACCTCCGGGCCTTCGTCCAGGGTCAGGCCGGGCCAGAGAAACTGTTTCTGGTCCAGGAGCCGTCCCTGGCGCACGAAAAGCAGACCAAGACCAAGCCCCTGGCCGGTCTCGGCCAAACCGATCACATCCCGGTCGCGGTTGTCGTGGATCACGGCGGCCTGTCCTTCCACCGTCTTCTTTACGGCGCGAATCTGGTCGCGGTATTCAGCGGCCAGCTCGTAGGCCATATCCATGGATGCCGCCTTCATCTTGCGGGTCAGATCGTCCACCAGCTCCAAGCTGCGGCCCGACAGGAGCATCTCCACCCGATGCACCATCTCCGCATAGGCCGCGTGGTCCACATCCTTGACGCACGGAGCCCAGCACTGGCCGATGTCGTGATACAGGCAGGGCCGTACGCGGTTGCGGAAGGCGGCGTCCTTGCACTTGCGCAGGGGAAAGACCTTGCCGAGCAGCTTCCAGACAGTGCGGGCCGCCGCGGCCGAGGTGAACGGGCCGAAGTAAACGGAGCCGTCGCGGACCACCTTGCGGGTCATGGACAGACGAGGGAACTCGTTCTGTCGGTCCAGGCGAAAGAGCACGTACTGCTTGTCGTCCTTGAGCACCACGTTGTAGCGCGGCCGGTGCTTCTTGATCAGCCCGGACTCCAGAAGCAATGCCTCTTTTTCCGTGGCCGTAAGCAGGGTGTCGATCCGCCGGATGCGGCTGACCAGGGCCCGGGTCTTGGGAGTCTGCGCCGCCGGATTGCGGAAATAGGAAGCCAGTCGGCGGCGCAACCTCTTGGCCTTGCCCACATAGAGAATCCGGCCGCGCTCATCTTTCATTAAATAGACGCCCGGAGTGTCCGGGAAACGGTCGGCAAAAAATTTGTACTCAGTGTCCATATCGGTGCGGTATTTTTTCAACACAATTTGTATGAGACGCGGCTATACGGTGAATTCCGACGCAATCCATCTTATCAAATTACACAACAACTATCTTATTTTATAAGTAATAAATACAAAACAATTGCCCGGCGAGTTCAATTTTTTGGTCGGTAAAAAAATTTTTACCCAAATGATTTTTTCGAGCAAAATCCCTTGCAAAAGGGATCAACCTGGGCTAAACGGAACAACAGTTAAGGCGTTAACTTGGTTTTTTAACCGCAAAGAAAGGAAGATCACAAATGAAACGTTTGACTTTGCTCGCAGCCGCCCTGGTTATGGTCCTGGGCATGGCTGTGTCCGCTTCCGCCGCTCCCGAGGTTTCCATCTCCGGTAACCTCCTGATCAACGCGATCTGGGAGAGCAACTGGGGCTTTGGCAAGGACCGGGCCGACCACGTAGGCGATAAGGCCATGGAAATCCGTCAGCGCGCTGACCTGTACTTCACCGTCACCGCCAACGAGAACCTGAAGGGCGTCCTTGGTTTCCGTTCCGTCAAGTCTAACTGGGGCCAGGGCGGCTTCGAGCTGGACGGCGCTGGCAGCGGCACCCGGAACACCATCGACATCCGTGACGCTTACATCGATTACAACTGGCCCGGCACCGACGTCAACGTCAAGG is a window encoding:
- the uvrC gene encoding excinuclease ABC subunit UvrC, translating into MDTEYKFFADRFPDTPGVYLMKDERGRILYVGKAKRLRRRLASYFRNPAAQTPKTRALVSRIRRIDTLLTATEKEALLLESGLIKKHRPRYNVVLKDDKQYVLFRLDRQNEFPRLSMTRKVVRDGSVYFGPFTSAAAARTVWKLLGKVFPLRKCKDAAFRNRVRPCLYHDIGQCWAPCVKDVDHAAYAEMVHRVEMLLSGRSLELVDDLTRKMKAASMDMAYELAAEYRDQIRAVKKTVEGQAAVIHDNRDRDVIGLAETGQGLGLGLLFVRQGRLLDQKQFLWPGLTLDEGPEVVESFIGQFYGPGRFIPPTVVVPMELDESPLPEVLAERGGGNVHIVAPRNTQEKQLLGIARNVAARAVETSETITSRLQRALRLPEEPVRIECVDASHLGGTNMRVGQVVFEDGRRNPEASRLYAFPDLEGTGDDYAALAGWARRRMESGPPWPDLVLIDGGRGQIAAVERGLAECTEECGWELASIAKGESRRAGELGDVIFRPGRKNPMPLKPGSPELLFLQKIRDAAHRFVLGRQRRARKKAVLSSELTSLPGIGPKTARILWDRFESLDAMLEADPRVIGGVPGIGPKRAERIHAALQTLKSSRDA